One window of the Acinonyx jubatus isolate Ajub_Pintada_27869175 chromosome A2, VMU_Ajub_asm_v1.0, whole genome shotgun sequence genome contains the following:
- the MST1R gene encoding macrophage-stimulating protein receptor isoform X8 yields the protein MELLSPPSQPSLLLLLLLLPPLLARESWQCPRTSYAALRDFDVEYKVPSFSAGGPVQAIATYEGGRDGSAVFVATRNRLHVLGPGLQPVESLATGPVGDPGCQTCAACGPGPHSPQEDTDAQVLVLEPALPALVSCGSSLHGRCFLHELEPQGTALHLAPPACLFSANHNQPEDCPDCVASPLGTLVTVVEQGHASYFYVASSLDETVASSFSPRSVSIRRLKADASGFAPGFAALSVLPEHLASYPIQYVYSFRSRAFVYFLKVQRPSVAAAPEALHTRLARLSAAEPELGDYRELVLDCRFAPKRRRRRATEGGQPYPVLRAAHTAPVGSKLAAELSIAEGQEVLFGVFVASRDSSPGVNPNSVVCAFPIDLVDTLIEHGVERCCEPPVPPGIRRGLDFFQSPSFCPNPPGLEAPSPNTSCHHFPLLVSSSLSRVDLFNGLLGPVQVTALHVTRLDNVTVAHMGTTDGRILQVELARSLNYLLYVSNFSLGGNRQPIQRDVSRLGDHLFFSSGEQVFQVPIQGPGCHHFLTCGSCLRAQRFMGCGWCGGMCGRQKECPGSWQQDHCPPELTEFYPQSGPLRGSTRLTLCGSNFYLRPADLVPEGTHQVTVGQSPCRLLPKDSPNLSPVPRKDFVEELECELEPLGMQPAGPANISLTVTNMPPGKHFQVDGTSMLQGFSFMEPVLTAVKPLFGPRAGGTRLTFEGQGLSLGTSQMVLVNGTECPLEQVSEGQLLCTTPPGAAMARVPIHLQVGGAVVPGSWTFHYLEDPIVLGISPNCGYIGSHVTIHGQHLTSAWHLVLSFHDGLMAVEDRQCTGHLPEQHRCRLPEYVVRSPQGWVTGNLSAWGDGAAGFTQPGFRFLPPPHPPTTDFAPLKPEEHAVKFEYIGLGAVADCVDVNVTVGGKSCQHELRGDVVICPLPSSLQLDKDGAPLQVCVDDGCHILGRVIRPGPEGVPQRLLLGVLLALLLLVAALAAALIFNYWQRKQLVLSPNLDDLASLDRTTGAIPLPALCSAAPATHGLDSTTQSHKASVSDSGDGSCVPLLQTESIQLGDLDSALLTEVKDVLISHEQVVTHRDRIIGKGHFGVVYHGECTDKDQNRIHCAIKSLSRITEVQEVEAFLREGLLMRGLHHPNVLALIGIVLPPEGLPQVLLPYMHHGDLLQFIRSPQRNPTVKDLISFGLQVARGMEYLAEQKFVHRDLAARNCMLDESFTVKVADFGLARGILDKEYYSVRQHRHARLPVKWMALESLQTYRFTTKSDVWSFGVLLWELLTRGAPPYPHIDPFDLTHFLAQGRRLPQPEYCPDSLYAVMQRCWAADPAGRPTFSALVEEVEHVAARLLGDHYVQLPAAYVNLGPGASDEANMHPEQSQTPPVHRIARWPWPSSEPPQPT from the exons ATGGAGCTTCTCTCGCCGCCGTCACAGCCTTCACTGTtattgctgctgctactgctgccaCCACTGCTGGCCAGAGAGTCCTGGCAGTGTCCGCGCACCTCCTATGCCGCCTTGCGCGACTTTGACGTGGAGTACAAGGTGCCCAGCTTCTCGGCCGGAGGTCCGGTACAGGCCATAGCGACCTACGAGGGCGGCAGGGACGGGAGTGCCGTGTTCGTGGCTACACGCAATCGCCTGCACGTGCTTGGGCCTGGCCTGCAGCCAGTAGAGAGCCTGGCCACAGGTCCTGTTGGAGACCCGGGCTGTCAGACGTGTGCGGCCTGTGGCCCGGGCCCCCACAGCCCGCAGGAAGACACAGATGCACAGGTGCTGGTGCTGGAGCCAGCTCTGCCCGCACTAGTCAGCTGTGGCTCGAGCCTGCATGGGCGCTGCTTCCTGCACGAGCTAGAGCCCCAAGGGACAGCCCTGCACCTGGCACCGCCAGCCTGCCTCTTCTCCGCCAACCACAACCAGCCCGAGGACTGCCCTGACTGTGTGGCCAGTCCTCTGGGCACCCTCGTGACCGTGGTTGAGCAGGGCCATGCCTCCTACTTCTACGTGGCATCCTCACTGGATGAGACGGTGGCCTCGAGCTTCAGCCCCCGCTCAGTGTCCATCCGGCGCCTCAAGGCCGATGCCTCAGGATTCGCACCGGGGTTTGCCGCGCTGTCCGTGCTGCCGGAGCACCTCGCTTCCTATCCTATCCAGTACGTGTACAGTTTCCGCTCCAGAGCCTTTGTCTATTTCCTGAAGGTGCAGCGGCCCAGCGTGGCAGCTGCCCCGGAAGCCTTGCACACACGCCTGGCACGGCTCAGCGCTGCTGAGCCCGAGCTGGGCGACTACCGCGAACTCGTTCTCGACTGCCGATTCGCACCCAAACGCCGGCGCCGCAGGGCCACTGAGGGAGGACAGCCCTACCCAGTGCTGAGGGCGGCCCACACAGCTCCAGTGGGCAGCAAGCTAGCTGCTGAGCTGAGCATCGCTGAAGGCCAAGAAGTGCTATTTGGTGTCTTCGTGGCTAGCAGAGACAGCAGTCCCGGTGTGAATCCCAACTCTGTCGTCTGTGCCTTTCCCATCGACCTAGTGGACACTCTCATCGAGCATGGTGTGGAGCGCTGTTGTGAGCCTCCTGTCCCCCCTGGCATCCGGCGAGGCCTCGACTTCTTCCAGTCGCCTAGTTTTTGCCCCAACCCG CCTGGCCTGGAGGCCCCCAGCCCCAACACCAGCTGCCATCACTTTCCTCTGCTGGTTAGCAGCAGCCTATCACGTGTGGACCTCTTCAACGGGCTATTAGGACCAGTACAGGTCACTGCACTGCATGTGACACGCCTTGACAATGTCACAGTGGCCCACATGGGCACAACTGATGGGCGCATCCTGCAG GTGGAGCTGGCCAGATCTCTCAACTACTTGCTGTATGTGTCCAACTTCTCACTGGGTGGCAACAGGCAGCCCATACAACGAGATGTCAGTCGCCTTGGAGACCACCTGTTCTTTTCCTCCGGGGAGCAG GTCTTCCAGGTACCTATCCAGGGCCCTGGCTGCCACCACTTCCTCACCTGTGGGAGTTGTCTGCGGGCACAGCGTTTCATGGGCTGTGGCTGGTGTGGGGGCATGTGTGGCCGGCAGAAGGAGTGTCCTGGCTCCTGGCAACAGGATCATTGTCCACCTGAGCTTACTGAG tTCTACCCCCAGAGTGGACCCCTAAGGGGCAGCACAAGGCTGACCCTGTGTGGCTCCAACTTCTACCTGCGCCCTGCTGATCTGGTGCCTGAGGGCACCCATCAGGTCACCGTGGGCCAAAGTCCCTGCCGACTGCTACCCAAGGACAGCCCAAACCTCAG CCCAGTGCCCCGGAAAGACTTTGTAGAGGAGCTTGAGTGTGAGCTGGAGCCCTTGGGCATGCAGCCAGCTGGGCCCGCCAACATCAGCCTCACTGTGACCAACATGCCACCAGGCAAGCACTTCCAAGTGGATGGCACCTCCATGCTGCAAGGCTTCTCTTTCATG GAGccagtgctgacagcagtaaaACCTCTCTTTGGCCCACGGGCAGGGGGCACCCGCCTCACCTTTGAAGGCCAAGGCCTGTCTTTAGGCACCAGTCAGATGGTGCTGGTCAATGGGACTGAGTGCCCACTGGAACA GGTCAGCGAGGGGCAGCTCTTATGTACTACGCCCCCTGGGGCTGCTATGGCCAGGGTTCCCATTCACCTGCAGGTGGGGGGCGCTGTGGTGCCAGGCTCCTGGACCTTCCACTACCTGGAAGACCCCATTGTGCTGGGCATCAGCCCCAACTGTGGCTACAT TGGCTCCCATGTCACCATCCATGgccagcatctgacttcagcgtGGCACCTAGTGCTGTCATTCCATGATGGGCTTATGGCAGTGGAAGACAGG CAATGTACAGGGCACCTCCCGGAGCAGCATCGGTGCCGCCTGCCCGAATATGTCGTCCGAAGCCCCCAGGGGTGGGTAACAGGGAACCTGAGTGCCTGGGGGGATGGAGCTGCTGGCTTCACGCAGCCTGGCTTTcgcttcctgcccccaccccatccacccaCCACTGACTTTGCCCCACTGAAGCCCGAGGAGCACGCTGTTAAGTTTGAG TATATTGGGCTGGGCGCTGTGGCTGATTGTGTGGACGTGAACGTGACCGTGGGTGGTAAGAGCTGCCAGCATGAGCTCCGGGGGGATGTGGTCAtctgccctctgccttcctccctgcaaCTTGACAAGGATGGAGCCCCACTGCAG GTCTGTGTGGATGATGGATGTCACATCCTGGGCAGGGTGATACGGCCAGGCCCAGAGGGGGTCCCACAGAGGCTACTCCTTGGTGTCCTGCTGGCCCTGCTCCTGCTTGTGGCTGCACTGGCCGCTGCGCTGATCTTCAACTACTGGCAGAGGAAACAACTGG TCCTTTCTCCAAACCTAGATGACCTGGCATCCTTGGACCGGACCACTGGAGCCATCCCCTTGCCTGCACTCTGCTCAG CAGCCCCTGCCACTCATGGTCTGGATTCCACCACACAGAGCCACAAAGCATCCGTCTCAGACAGTGGGGACGGGTCCTGTGTCCCACTGTTGCAGACAGAGTCCATCCAGCTTGGGGACTTAGACTCTGCACTCCTGACCGAGGTCAAGGATGTGCTGATCTCACATGAGCAGGTGGTCACCCACAGGGACAGAATCATTGGCAAAG GCCACTTTGGAGTTGTCTACCATGGAGAATGCACAGACAAGGACCAGAATCGAATCCATTGTGCCATAAAGTCGCTGAGTC GCATCACAGAGGTGCAGGAGGTGGAGGCCTTCCTGCGCGAGGGGCTGCTCATGCGTGGTCTGCACCACCCAAATGTGCTGGCTCTCATCGGTATTGTGCTGCCCCCTGAAGGGCTGCCCCAGGTGCTGCTACCCTATATGCATCATGGAGACCTGCTTCAGTTCATCCGCTCACCCCAGCGG AACCCCACGGTGAAGGACCTCATCAGCTTCGGCCTTCAGGTAGCCCGTGGCATGGAGTACCTGGCAGAGCAGAAGTTTGTGCACAGAGACCTGGCTGCTCGGAACTGCAT GCTGGATGAGTCATTCACAGTCAAGGTGGCTGACTTTGGCCTGGCCCGTGGTATCCTGGACAAGGAGTACTACAGTGTTCGACAGCATCGCCATGCTCGCCTCCCTGTCAAATGGATGGCACTGGAGAGCCTGCAGACCTACAGATTCACCACCAAGTCTGATGTG TGGTCATTTGGTGTGCTGCTGTGGGAGCTGCTGACACGGGGCGCCCCACCATACCCCCACATTGACCCTTTTGACCTCACTCACTTCCTGGCCCAGGGTCGACGCCTGCCCCAGCCTGAATATTGTCCTGATTCTCT gtACGCAGTGATGCAGCGCTGCTGGGCTGCGGACCCTGCAGGGAGACCCACATTCTCAGCGCTGGTGGAGGAAGTGGAGCACGTGGCGGCCAGGCTGCTTGGGGACCACTACGTGCAGCTGCCTGCAGCCTACGTGAACCTGGGTCCTGGTGCCTCGGATGAGGCGAACATGCACCCAGAACAGTCGCAGACCCCACCCGTGCACAGGATCGCACGTTGGCCCTGGCCTTCCTCAGAGCCACCACAGCCCACATGA
- the MST1R gene encoding macrophage-stimulating protein receptor isoform X7 — translation MELLSPPSQPSLLLLLLLLPPLLARESWQCPRTSYAALRDFDVEYKVPSFSAGGPVQAIATYEGGRDGSAVFVATRNRLHVLGPGLQPVESLATGPVGDPGCQTCAACGPGPHSPQEDTDAQVLVLEPALPALVSCGSSLHGRCFLHELEPQGTALHLAPPACLFSANHNQPEDCPDCVASPLGTLVTVVEQGHASYFYVASSLDETVASSFSPRSVSIRRLKADASGFAPGFAALSVLPEHLASYPIQYVYSFRSRAFVYFLKVQRPSVAAAPEALHTRLARLSAAEPELGDYRELVLDCRFAPKRRRRRATEGGQPYPVLRAAHTAPVGSKLAAELSIAEGQEVLFGVFVASRDSSPGVNPNSVVCAFPIDLVDTLIEHGVERCCEPPVPPGIRRGLDFFQSPSFCPNPPGLEAPSPNTSCHHFPLLVSSSLSRVDLFNGLLGPVQVTALHVTRLDNVTVAHMGTTDGRILQVELARSLNYLLYVSNFSLGGNRQPIQRDVSRLGDHLFFSSGEQVFQVPIQGPGCHHFLTCGSCLRAQRFMGCGWCGGMCGRQKECPGSWQQDHCPPELTEFYPQSGPLRGSTRLTLCGSNFYLRPADLVPEGTHQVTVGQSPCRLLPKDSPNLSPVPRKDFVEELECELEPLGMQPAGPANISLTVTNMPPGKHFQVDGTSMLQGFSFMEPVLTAVKPLFGPRAGGTRLTFEGQGLSLGTSQMVLVNGTECPLEQVSEGQLLCTTPPGAAMARVPIHLQVGGAVVPGSWTFHYLEDPIVLGISPNCGYIGSHVTIHGQHLTSAWHLVLSFHDGLMAVEDRQCTGHLPEQHRCRLPEYVVRSPQGWVTGNLSAWGDGAAGFTQPGFRFLPPPHPPTTDFAPLKPEEHAVKFEYIGLGAVADCVDVNVTVGGKSCQHELRGDVVICPLPSSLQLDKDGAPLQVCVDDGCHILGRVIRPGPEGVPQRLLLGVLLALLLLVAALAAALIFNYWQRKQLDDLASLDRTTGAIPLPALCSGSDYRNGLAPATHGLDSTTQSHKASVSDSGDGSCVPLLQTESIQLGDLDSALLTEVKDVLISHEQVVTHRDRIIGKGHFGVVYHGECTDKDQNRIHCAIKSLSRITEVQEVEAFLREGLLMRGLHHPNVLALIGIVLPPEGLPQVLLPYMHHGDLLQFIRSPQRNPTVKDLISFGLQVARGMEYLAEQKFVHRDLAARNCMLDESFTVKVADFGLARGILDKEYYSVRQHRHARLPVKWMALESLQTYRFTTKSDVWSFGVLLWELLTRGAPPYPHIDPFDLTHFLAQGRRLPQPEYCPDSLYAVMQRCWAADPAGRPTFSALVEEVEHVAARLLGDHYVQLPAAYVNLGPGASDEANMHPEQSQTPPVHRIARWPWPSSEPPQPT, via the exons ATGGAGCTTCTCTCGCCGCCGTCACAGCCTTCACTGTtattgctgctgctactgctgccaCCACTGCTGGCCAGAGAGTCCTGGCAGTGTCCGCGCACCTCCTATGCCGCCTTGCGCGACTTTGACGTGGAGTACAAGGTGCCCAGCTTCTCGGCCGGAGGTCCGGTACAGGCCATAGCGACCTACGAGGGCGGCAGGGACGGGAGTGCCGTGTTCGTGGCTACACGCAATCGCCTGCACGTGCTTGGGCCTGGCCTGCAGCCAGTAGAGAGCCTGGCCACAGGTCCTGTTGGAGACCCGGGCTGTCAGACGTGTGCGGCCTGTGGCCCGGGCCCCCACAGCCCGCAGGAAGACACAGATGCACAGGTGCTGGTGCTGGAGCCAGCTCTGCCCGCACTAGTCAGCTGTGGCTCGAGCCTGCATGGGCGCTGCTTCCTGCACGAGCTAGAGCCCCAAGGGACAGCCCTGCACCTGGCACCGCCAGCCTGCCTCTTCTCCGCCAACCACAACCAGCCCGAGGACTGCCCTGACTGTGTGGCCAGTCCTCTGGGCACCCTCGTGACCGTGGTTGAGCAGGGCCATGCCTCCTACTTCTACGTGGCATCCTCACTGGATGAGACGGTGGCCTCGAGCTTCAGCCCCCGCTCAGTGTCCATCCGGCGCCTCAAGGCCGATGCCTCAGGATTCGCACCGGGGTTTGCCGCGCTGTCCGTGCTGCCGGAGCACCTCGCTTCCTATCCTATCCAGTACGTGTACAGTTTCCGCTCCAGAGCCTTTGTCTATTTCCTGAAGGTGCAGCGGCCCAGCGTGGCAGCTGCCCCGGAAGCCTTGCACACACGCCTGGCACGGCTCAGCGCTGCTGAGCCCGAGCTGGGCGACTACCGCGAACTCGTTCTCGACTGCCGATTCGCACCCAAACGCCGGCGCCGCAGGGCCACTGAGGGAGGACAGCCCTACCCAGTGCTGAGGGCGGCCCACACAGCTCCAGTGGGCAGCAAGCTAGCTGCTGAGCTGAGCATCGCTGAAGGCCAAGAAGTGCTATTTGGTGTCTTCGTGGCTAGCAGAGACAGCAGTCCCGGTGTGAATCCCAACTCTGTCGTCTGTGCCTTTCCCATCGACCTAGTGGACACTCTCATCGAGCATGGTGTGGAGCGCTGTTGTGAGCCTCCTGTCCCCCCTGGCATCCGGCGAGGCCTCGACTTCTTCCAGTCGCCTAGTTTTTGCCCCAACCCG CCTGGCCTGGAGGCCCCCAGCCCCAACACCAGCTGCCATCACTTTCCTCTGCTGGTTAGCAGCAGCCTATCACGTGTGGACCTCTTCAACGGGCTATTAGGACCAGTACAGGTCACTGCACTGCATGTGACACGCCTTGACAATGTCACAGTGGCCCACATGGGCACAACTGATGGGCGCATCCTGCAG GTGGAGCTGGCCAGATCTCTCAACTACTTGCTGTATGTGTCCAACTTCTCACTGGGTGGCAACAGGCAGCCCATACAACGAGATGTCAGTCGCCTTGGAGACCACCTGTTCTTTTCCTCCGGGGAGCAG GTCTTCCAGGTACCTATCCAGGGCCCTGGCTGCCACCACTTCCTCACCTGTGGGAGTTGTCTGCGGGCACAGCGTTTCATGGGCTGTGGCTGGTGTGGGGGCATGTGTGGCCGGCAGAAGGAGTGTCCTGGCTCCTGGCAACAGGATCATTGTCCACCTGAGCTTACTGAG tTCTACCCCCAGAGTGGACCCCTAAGGGGCAGCACAAGGCTGACCCTGTGTGGCTCCAACTTCTACCTGCGCCCTGCTGATCTGGTGCCTGAGGGCACCCATCAGGTCACCGTGGGCCAAAGTCCCTGCCGACTGCTACCCAAGGACAGCCCAAACCTCAG CCCAGTGCCCCGGAAAGACTTTGTAGAGGAGCTTGAGTGTGAGCTGGAGCCCTTGGGCATGCAGCCAGCTGGGCCCGCCAACATCAGCCTCACTGTGACCAACATGCCACCAGGCAAGCACTTCCAAGTGGATGGCACCTCCATGCTGCAAGGCTTCTCTTTCATG GAGccagtgctgacagcagtaaaACCTCTCTTTGGCCCACGGGCAGGGGGCACCCGCCTCACCTTTGAAGGCCAAGGCCTGTCTTTAGGCACCAGTCAGATGGTGCTGGTCAATGGGACTGAGTGCCCACTGGAACA GGTCAGCGAGGGGCAGCTCTTATGTACTACGCCCCCTGGGGCTGCTATGGCCAGGGTTCCCATTCACCTGCAGGTGGGGGGCGCTGTGGTGCCAGGCTCCTGGACCTTCCACTACCTGGAAGACCCCATTGTGCTGGGCATCAGCCCCAACTGTGGCTACAT TGGCTCCCATGTCACCATCCATGgccagcatctgacttcagcgtGGCACCTAGTGCTGTCATTCCATGATGGGCTTATGGCAGTGGAAGACAGG CAATGTACAGGGCACCTCCCGGAGCAGCATCGGTGCCGCCTGCCCGAATATGTCGTCCGAAGCCCCCAGGGGTGGGTAACAGGGAACCTGAGTGCCTGGGGGGATGGAGCTGCTGGCTTCACGCAGCCTGGCTTTcgcttcctgcccccaccccatccacccaCCACTGACTTTGCCCCACTGAAGCCCGAGGAGCACGCTGTTAAGTTTGAG TATATTGGGCTGGGCGCTGTGGCTGATTGTGTGGACGTGAACGTGACCGTGGGTGGTAAGAGCTGCCAGCATGAGCTCCGGGGGGATGTGGTCAtctgccctctgccttcctccctgcaaCTTGACAAGGATGGAGCCCCACTGCAG GTCTGTGTGGATGATGGATGTCACATCCTGGGCAGGGTGATACGGCCAGGCCCAGAGGGGGTCCCACAGAGGCTACTCCTTGGTGTCCTGCTGGCCCTGCTCCTGCTTGTGGCTGCACTGGCCGCTGCGCTGATCTTCAACTACTGGCAGAGGAAACAACTGG ATGACCTGGCATCCTTGGACCGGACCACTGGAGCCATCCCCTTGCCTGCACTCTGCTCAGGTTCTGACTACAGAAATGGCCTTG CCCCTGCCACTCATGGTCTGGATTCCACCACACAGAGCCACAAAGCATCCGTCTCAGACAGTGGGGACGGGTCCTGTGTCCCACTGTTGCAGACAGAGTCCATCCAGCTTGGGGACTTAGACTCTGCACTCCTGACCGAGGTCAAGGATGTGCTGATCTCACATGAGCAGGTGGTCACCCACAGGGACAGAATCATTGGCAAAG GCCACTTTGGAGTTGTCTACCATGGAGAATGCACAGACAAGGACCAGAATCGAATCCATTGTGCCATAAAGTCGCTGAGTC GCATCACAGAGGTGCAGGAGGTGGAGGCCTTCCTGCGCGAGGGGCTGCTCATGCGTGGTCTGCACCACCCAAATGTGCTGGCTCTCATCGGTATTGTGCTGCCCCCTGAAGGGCTGCCCCAGGTGCTGCTACCCTATATGCATCATGGAGACCTGCTTCAGTTCATCCGCTCACCCCAGCGG AACCCCACGGTGAAGGACCTCATCAGCTTCGGCCTTCAGGTAGCCCGTGGCATGGAGTACCTGGCAGAGCAGAAGTTTGTGCACAGAGACCTGGCTGCTCGGAACTGCAT GCTGGATGAGTCATTCACAGTCAAGGTGGCTGACTTTGGCCTGGCCCGTGGTATCCTGGACAAGGAGTACTACAGTGTTCGACAGCATCGCCATGCTCGCCTCCCTGTCAAATGGATGGCACTGGAGAGCCTGCAGACCTACAGATTCACCACCAAGTCTGATGTG TGGTCATTTGGTGTGCTGCTGTGGGAGCTGCTGACACGGGGCGCCCCACCATACCCCCACATTGACCCTTTTGACCTCACTCACTTCCTGGCCCAGGGTCGACGCCTGCCCCAGCCTGAATATTGTCCTGATTCTCT gtACGCAGTGATGCAGCGCTGCTGGGCTGCGGACCCTGCAGGGAGACCCACATTCTCAGCGCTGGTGGAGGAAGTGGAGCACGTGGCGGCCAGGCTGCTTGGGGACCACTACGTGCAGCTGCCTGCAGCCTACGTGAACCTGGGTCCTGGTGCCTCGGATGAGGCGAACATGCACCCAGAACAGTCGCAGACCCCACCCGTGCACAGGATCGCACGTTGGCCCTGGCCTTCCTCAGAGCCACCACAGCCCACATGA